A window from Thermodesulfobacteriota bacterium encodes these proteins:
- a CDS encoding DUF4263 domain-containing protein has translation MSKIRELIQALNWPELRFTPQTVRIPDFNITMLRTARGRTTLVFVYRRENDEGEVTIGHRYLKLKRIRADVGVEISEYVTRNLKLKSYSQIEEIFKINSNDVETIDISPDHDEYFRRRRTLFINPRFLQGVQKTVSGIYQKADGYSKTVFRHFFNEYLRSTFRRTIKRRTLVSKGEFSFLVKRYNLDTKNSEEDFRKYLNESDIHSLQVLCRKLIENEIFESGFIHGLNDYFIKERLEEIIKLGREILGLKSPRMDTLRASEVVSKVVPGEDVRQMETIWQRYFERYLLYLIFSYQGIYPKVELEIDLDKRFPDFIGINHYGGLDIIEIKTHLKNALIKDRSHQNYAFSSEMSKAIIQTINYMDALTQQKFHDLESGAEIVDSLIEGNIYRPRGIIIISSYGSLVKGVGQDTDEFENIKRDFTKLRNSLNNIQILTFDEIINMADKYANRIIRS, from the coding sequence ATGTCTAAGATACGTGAATTGATTCAAGCCTTGAATTGGCCTGAGTTGAGGTTTACACCTCAAACAGTGCGAATTCCAGATTTCAATATAACCATGCTGAGAACAGCACGAGGAAGGACAACCCTTGTATTCGTATATCGGAGAGAAAACGACGAAGGCGAGGTTACTATAGGGCATCGATACTTGAAGCTCAAGCGTATTAGGGCCGATGTAGGTGTGGAAATCAGCGAATATGTGACAAGGAATCTGAAGTTAAAGAGTTACTCCCAGATTGAGGAGATATTCAAGATTAACTCCAATGACGTCGAGACAATTGATATTAGCCCAGACCACGATGAATATTTCAGACGGCGTAGAACCCTTTTTATCAATCCACGATTCTTACAGGGAGTACAAAAGACTGTCAGCGGTATCTATCAAAAGGCGGACGGCTACTCTAAGACAGTTTTTAGACATTTTTTTAATGAGTATCTTAGGTCCACTTTTCGACGAACAATCAAACGAAGAACCTTAGTGAGTAAGGGTGAGTTTTCTTTCCTGGTGAAACGATATAACCTTGATACGAAAAATTCAGAAGAAGATTTCAGAAAATACCTAAACGAGTCCGACATACATAGTCTTCAGGTACTATGCAGAAAATTGATTGAGAACGAAATCTTTGAATCCGGTTTCATTCACGGGTTGAATGACTACTTCATTAAGGAACGACTTGAAGAAATAATCAAGCTGGGCAGAGAAATTCTTGGCCTGAAATCGCCAAGAATGGATACACTACGAGCATCAGAAGTGGTATCCAAAGTTGTTCCCGGCGAAGATGTGAGGCAGATGGAAACGATTTGGCAGCGCTATTTTGAGAGGTACCTGCTATATTTGATATTTTCCTACCAGGGTATCTATCCTAAGGTCGAACTCGAGATAGATCTCGACAAGAGATTCCCAGACTTCATCGGCATCAATCACTATGGGGGGTTGGACATCATCGAGATTAAGACCCATTTGAAGAATGCTCTGATTAAAGATCGTTCGCATCAGAACTACGCGTTTTCTTCAGAGATGAGTAAGGCAATCATTCAGACAATCAACTATATGGATGCCTTGACCCAACAAAAATTTCACGATCTCGAGAGTGGTGCTGAAATTGTGGACAGCCTCATAGAAGGTAACATCTATCGTCCACGTGGAATCATTATCATTTCCTCTTACGGCAGCTTGGTCAAGGGTGTTGGCCAGGATACTGATGAATTTGAGAATATCAAGCGTGATTTCACCAAACTGCGGAATAGTTTGAACAACATCCAGATTCTGACTTTTGATGAAATAATAAACATGGCAGACAAATACGCAAACAGGATTATCAGGTCATAG